DNA from Sorex araneus isolate mSorAra2 chromosome 6, mSorAra2.pri, whole genome shotgun sequence:
CAAAAATGTGGCAGCTGCTttacaaattacaaaataaaatgttgacaTGATACAAAATCTAAATGTGTTCAACACTCCCCAGCTATTATCTGATGTCTTACTCGAAATAATGCCACATACCTAAGGTCAACTTGTACCAGGTACTGTATTGAACTTTTTGtttgaattgtgtgtgtgtttacacttGATAGTGCTTAAAaccccctcctggcagggctcagaagaccatatggagttctaGGGATGGAACGCAGGTGaactcatgcaagacaaacatcccaCCTGCTGTTCTAACTCTCTAGCCCCTGAAGTctaactctccagcccaggggagggaggggcggacCTGAGACTATTTAGGGAACTTTGTGATGCTGTTTGGGGCGGCACACCCTGTGATACTGAGCcccatgctcaaggatcacttttggtggtacaTGGGGAACCatccgggatgctgggaatcgaacccagatcaaggcaaacaccctacttgtgaTACTGCTTCACCCCTAGACTGTGTGATACTGGGATTTAAGCCTGGGCCTCCCTGCTGTATGCACAGCacacgctccagccctttgaactatctctccagagccTCCATGGAACACACTTCTGAGTCAAACAAGAGTAAAATTTCTGTCCAACTTCACATGGTCATTTTTCACCCAGAAGTTGGAAATCAATGGCATCTACCTAGTCCCTCCATCTCCCAAGTAATAAAGTGaacagttaaggggctggagcaatagcacagcgggtagggcgtttgccttgcacatggccgacccgggttcgattcccagcatcccatatggtcccctgagcaccgccaggagtaattcctgagtgcagagccaagaggaacccctgtgcatcgccgggtgtgacccaaaaaagcaaaataataataataataataataataataataaataaaaaaaataaagtgaacagTTAAGAGTATTTCTTTGCATGCATCTAACTTCCTCTGTCTCTATTTGCAGAGGTGGGGGGAATCTGATGATTCCCAGACTTGGGGCCCCCAGGTACCAGGTATCGAACCAAGGGCCTCTTTCTACTTGAACCTCAACTCCATCCTCTACTTGCACTTGAAACCAATGAAGCAGACTTTCCCCAAATAAGATCCCAGTGAAGACATGAACAGACTCTCCTCCAacccttgacttttttttttcctttttgtgtcacacccggctatgctcagaggttactcctggctctgcactcagaaattactcctggcggtgctcgagggaccatataggatgctgggattcgaacccgggttggccgcgtgcaaggcaaacgccctacccgctgtactattgatccagccccaatcCTCGACAACTTTTAATGAAAGGAGGATAAAGTGTTAAAAcaaaggtagcactgcactgtcatcccgttgttcatcaatttgctcaagcgtgcacgagtaacgtctccattgtgagacttcttgttactgttttgggccctatcgaatacgccacaggtagcttgccaggctctgctgtgcgggcaggatactctcggtagcttgccaggctctctgaggatggaggaattgaacctgggtcggccgcgtgcaaggcaaacaccctacccgctgtgctaaaaaaGTAGAGAAACTAGAGTCCTGCCCTTTCAAGAAGTACATATTGGCaagtacatattctttttttttgctttttgggtcacacctggtgatgcacaggggttactcctggctctgcactcaggaattacccctggcggtgctcaggggaaccatatgggatgctgggaattgaacctgagtcgacctcgtgcaaggcaaacgccctacccactgtgctattgctccagcccctcttcttattttttaatttttgttttggggccacatctggcagggtttactcctggctctgtgcttaggggtcactcctggcaggcttgaaggACTATGTGGGGtgtggtgatcaaacccaggtcagctacatgaaaggcacatgccttattcactgtcctatctccctggcccttaatGGTTTGGAACtatttgagaaatgttcattATACCCTTCTCTGGCCCAGAGAAGGATACGAGACAGCTGCTTCTTACACTGATGCTTACTGTAGATAacatcaaggggaaaaaaaaagtctagaaacaGCAGCAACTGTACTTGTCCCTTTGTCCCATTTTTAGCTGTTGGACCACACCCCCAGTGCTCAGCTCCTGGAGGTACCTCGTGGTGGGGCCTCCTGCAGAGAGGCCTCGCTCAGCCCCTGGAGCTACTGCTCAGCCGGTAACTGCTCTGCCTGTCCAGCTCACAGGCAGCCCAGCACGGGAAGCCATGTACTTACCCACAGTTGTTGACAGCCATGATGTTAGAGACGAGCACAAATGGATAGGTCAGCATGCTGGCGAAAAACTGCACAGGGCAACAAGAGAGGGCCGAGTAATTAGCTCATCCCTGCtttattctcttccttctctctccgaAGTTCTTTGCTTTCTCAGTGTATCTGCAAAGACTGCATTATGCCCTCCccactttggtttttgggctatacccagcaatgctcagggatcactccatatgtggtgctgaggactgaaccagtGACGGTTCAATTTGTGCAATTCATATCAGTGCAAGGTATGACCGTGaagccctgcactgtctctcctgcccaagAGCAGGTGCATTAATGGGGCGCAGCGCagcggtggggaggggaaggtagtgtgtgtgtctctgtgtgtgtgtgacacagagacagagaaacaaaccACCCAagtttaagagaagaaaaaaacccacaacacgattctttttttttttttttgctttttgggtcacacctggcgatgcacaggggttactcctggctctgcactcaggaattacccctggccgtgctcaggggaccatatgggatgctgggattcgaacccgggtcggccgcgtgcaaggcaaacgccctacccgctgtgctatctctccagcccccacaacacGATTCTTAAAGGAGATTAAGAGCACTTAATAACTCACTCCTGTGACAGCTTGTGAATAACTCTTCATTTCATTCATGGTTGAAACCTAAGGCAGGAGAAAATCTTGATGAGAACAAGCAAGTAAATTAAGCTGCCGTCACAGCTAATTGTCCCCAATGACATCAATACAGTCTAGCTCTGTACAGCAGCACTTTGTCTGACAGCCTGGAAAGAGTCTTGAGGATGAAAACATGAAACACTGAATATGAACATAAAAAGGCAGTCGTCAAAACTCAACTTGATCCAACACTAATACACAAGTTCCTATTAAGAGTAAAATGGCTCGGAATCAAATGTAATAGTTtcaggatttaaaaaacaaagaggaaatgcAATTGTTAAGCTCCCGCAATGTTCTAGGAGTCAATCCTTGGGGGTCTCTCTGAGGGCTGCCCGGGACAGGCCACAGCCACTCTGAGCAGCTCAGTCTCACCGTGTGCCTTCGGGGGTGCCCACCAGGCTACAGGCTGCTCTGAAGAAAGGCTCATTCTCCAGACTTCCCGGGTTAAGGTTTCTAGAATGCTCAATACAGGAGTCCCCTGGACACTTCAGAAAGCAGTGCCCCAATACACACTAGAGAACCTCCCTGCTTCCCACTATCTTTTAAAACTACAGATAAACGAGACGTGATCTTCATGCAGTGCTGAGCAGGGTGGCACTGGGCTCACCTGTCACACTTTAGGGCACTTCCTAGATGCCACTCTCCACCATCAATAGTTCAGGCCACCCCACTGTCCTTGGCATGCCTGACAGACAATGTTTCACTACAGACCAGCCCCGGCACATCACGAGCGGCCTCTGTGATGGGGAAGAGAACAGAGCAGCCCCACGCAATCCTCAAGGGCACGACCTACCCCACTGTCCAGTGCATAGGTATTGACGAGGTAGGCCAGCGAGTTACAGAGCCACAAAGAAATGATGTCACCTAGGAGGCGAGGAACAAGACCCCTACATGAAGAAACGAGAAAAATAAGAACCAAGAAATGCAATCAGTGAAAAGAAAATCCACTCACTATCAATACTTTGTAGTTAATCAGAACTTTCTAATGTTCCAAGGAAGAGAAAGGATACGAACACTAAAACCTAGCCTTCATAACTAGTACCTTCTAAACTGAGCCTTCATAACTAGTTCCTTACTCTAAACCTAGCCCTCATAACTAGCACCTTCATTCTAAACCGAGCCTTCATAACTAGTTCCTTATTCTAAACCTAGCCCTGGTAACTAATGCCTTATTCTAATCCTAGCCCTTGTCACCATTACCTTCACTCTAAACCAGCCTTCATTAACTAGTGCCTTCATTCTAAACCTAACCTTCCTAATTAGTTGCTTTTATTCTAAACCCAGCCCTTGTAAGTAGCTTCTTCATCCTATTCTATTATACTCACAGCTcattttgggctacaccttgccttgctcagtgcttattcctggctctgtgctcaggtaccactcctggcaggctgggtggTTGTGGGGGCTTAcaggatgctaaggatcaaacctaggctggctgtgtgcaaggtaagcgccctcctTCATTCCATCTTTAAATTACAGGTGGATCCACCCTCTAAGTTAAGGTCAACGACTCACCCCACTACGAGTAAGTTTAAGCCAGCGGCCCCAAATATGCTTCcttgggagaaaatattaaatCTGGCTGTTGTTTGAAACCAAGTGTGGCAGGGCCAAGATAAGATAACCTGAGAATGGCCCAAACCCTGCTACAGATGAGACCACAGAAACAGGAACCCCCAGCCTGTGCCAGGGCTCCGTGGCGTCTCCCCACAGGGCAGCACGGCAGCTCCCGAGGCTCAGCGGGAGGAGGAAGAGCTGCGCTGCCTACTTCCCAGAGCTCTGGTTCAGTGtctgggccacatgcagcagttctCAGGCTCGCTCCTGGCGGTGAAACGAATCAAACCAGGTTCGCAACATGCAAGCTAAGTACCCTAACCCCGAGAtaagactatctctctggcccctctacttCCCAGAGCTTTGGAAGACTGAAAATAGAAAGAGCCATTTAGTTACAACAGCTCTTGTGAACACAAGGAGTGCAGTAGTCTTTAAGTTTGTCCAAAGTCAAGTTAAGAAAACGAAAGCGAAAATGTCTTTTGTCAAGAGCAAAAAATATACTAACGGTTTCCCCACTTTTCCAGAACCCCTTTTCTGTCTTTTATTCACTGGACATGAAGTGGGCCAGGCAGAAACTTGGACTCTGCTTAGAAACAAATACATAGCATCTTCTTTCCAATGTATTAGATGTGCAGGAGCAAGAGTTTGGGATCTTCACAAGTGAACTGACATTAGAGGGACCTAATCCAGGCTAACATGAAGTCAGTTCGGAGAGGACATTTTCCCCAGGGATTAAAATGCTGACACTGGCATACACCATGGCTCACACTTAAAAATGTGGTTTAATGAATACAAATCGCAGCCTCAATGTTGATGTGTAAAACAGGGTCAAGTCCTTAATTCCGTAACGGCTTTGGTCTCACACCAATCAGTAATTACTCACGCAAAAAATCCCAGGATGCCCTCCTCCTGATAGATGGTGACTATGGAGTCATAAAGTCCACTGCGggtagaaaggggaaaaaaaaaacacattaaggtttgttttttgggtcacacctgtacgtgctcagggcttactcctgccttatTCGATGTACTACCTCTCCGCCCCCAAATACATGGAAGGAAACAAATTAATGTTCAATGGTCACTCAACTTTCTACAGTGCCGGGGGGAGGCGCACACTCTCCCTCTGAGCCACAGCCTCAGCCCCCAGTGGTCACTGCTGACAGTCAGATGGACACTGCCAGCTCAGGGCTCTCCCATCGaacctgagtgtagaggcaggcaCAATGCAGTCACCTGGAGTCTGGACCCTACAACCCCTCAGTGGCCCTACAACCTGCTCACTTACGGGTGGGCTCATCTGTTCCCTCCTATCCCACCAgcctgtgtgtgtgcggggaggAAAGCTGAGGAAGGCTCATCCGTGTCTGGACAAAGCAGCCGCATGCAGGTATCTGCACTGAAATAGCTTGCCCAGAATACTTGGAATCCAAAACACTTACCAGTATTTTGATTCTCGGCCAATGAATTGTACCATCGATCTCAGCGTGATCACTGCAGGACACagagaaaagatttttaagattATGTCAAGATCAATTTTGATAGCcctaaaaaaaagtttcttctaaAGATACTTTGCTATTGGGATAAAGTGAACAAAAGCCCAAATGGAGCAAGCAAAGGAACTATCGAGGCCAGGCACATTAGTGATAGCCCTAGCAACCTCCCTAGAGGAAAGGCAAGTAACCAGATCTCAGCGACCCACTGCAAACATACCgtggaagggatgggtgatgagGGTAGCAGCAGATCGAGCCATCATCTCTCGAGTGGTCTAGAAATAATCAACACACATTTCTGAAACCTCAGTAAGGGATACTCAAAAGTCCTGTGAGGAGCAAGTGAATAGACTTGGTCCGCTTGCCATCACTTAAACCGGGATGGGATAAACCTCCTCCACCACACTATCTGACCTGATTTCGGGGATATCACAGTGCTGAGAGATAAGGCTTCTGAGCAGAGTTCTGGTATCCTTTTGATGGaacaaagatgaaaacaaaagcagGATTGGACAGAAAGCTCAGCTGCCTGCGTGGTTTGCATGAGGGAGATGCTGTTTTGGTCCCCAGCAACTTGTGGTCGCTCAAACACCACCAGAGCAACAAGTAGGCACTGAGTGAGAGGTAGGCTGAACGGTCCCGGGTGGTCCCAATCAGAAAGCAAAATGGTAAACAAATAGGAAGGGTCACCAGCAAATAGTCAGGAAACTGGGATAAGCGCCGAGGCCCTATTGGATGATTAAGCTGTCTCCCAGTGTTGAGTGGGCTTGCGACTCTAGAGCATTGCTCCGCAAATGTCAAGCTCTAGGTCATCTGCAGCAACATCTCAGGGAGAGCACAACCACTTCGACTTGTTTTCCAATCACAACTGCAGGATCTTCAGAgctgctttgttttctgtttcagtACCATACCAACCGgtgtccaggacttactcctggctctgtgctcagggatcactccttgtggtgctcaggggattgagcccaggcagGCCATGTGCAGGGTAaacagctatactatctctcctccagggctacactatctctcaggcGCTAGAGCAGCTTTATTAATCATAATTTATCTTATCTTTCTATCATAGTTTATCTTATCTAGTACAGGACTCTGCAGAGAGTAGTAATAAAAGTAAACTACTTATTTAAAAGAGCAAAATTCTTGGAGGTAAAGGTCTTGTCATTCGTATTTGCTTTTAATCATTATCTTTGGTCACTTGGTTAAAGACATCCCTCCCGCTACTCCAGTGGAACAGGATGGGCTAAACGAAGTTAAGGAAATACAAAATGCACATTAACAAACGGAGCTCATAAACTCAAACGTCACAAAAGTCACAATCTGATGCTTAGTCCATTTGTTTGGAACAGACATTTTAGGATGCTGTTTGATTGGGAAATTGCTATATAATCAAGCAGACAAGATAAACActaagaatataaaatagcaggggccagagcaatagtacagtgggcgggcacttgtcttgcacatagctgacctgaaATTAATCCCTGGGACCCCTTCCGGTTCCCCCAAGctgtcaggagtgaatcctgagtgcagaaccaggagtaagccctcagcatcaaTGGGCATGGCTCAAAAGcaaatagaaagagaaataaaatcatccTGAAGTCCTTAAGCATGAAACAATACCAACGGCAGAAGAGGAGTGTGAGAGTGATCGGGAAATGGATGATGAGGACACCCTGGAACCAGAGAGTGTGAAACAGCTTCTGCAGCTGTAATGTACACACGAAGGATTGCCTGTAATCCCCACAACTCTGCTGGAGATGCTCACATCCACACGAGACAGTCAGTGAAAATCCTCCTCCTCTGGGGTGcctggatcaaaccagggcctcacacaggcagggCAAGTGCTCGATTACTGAGTTGCCTCCCTGGCTGGAACCCCTTCCATTCCAAAGATGAAATGAATGGAAAAATTAGTTTTTCAACAGCAAGCAGTCCTTCTTTGGTcccaccctaacccccaccctgtttttggtggtggtggtggtagtggggcttgtccatacccagttgtgctcagggcttggggaaccacatgttgtatcagagagagaatcagagtcggATGTaggcaaggcaatcaccttagcCACTggattatttctccagtccctgtcCATTTTGTTTTACATGTAGTAAAGCCCATGTTAAGCTgaagtaatttttatttggagCAGACACTCGACACAGGCCTGACAATTCCAATTCTGCCACAGCTGCACTGCAAACACTGAAAAAACCACAAAACATAATTCATCTCTTACCTCCTTGACAATTCGGTCAAAGGAAGCTGGGACTTCTTTCTGTACATTTCCAGGTCCTAACTCCTAGAAATCAAAATTAAACACAAACACTCTATGATTTTGTCTtaaaatgccagggattggacccagagcatcacatacaaaaccaaaaaaattttttaaaaaagtttttggcTTTTCCCCCAAATCAGTGGAAAGGTGGGTGTCACACCTCAACCCAAGTGTTTtattgctgagccacatcccagctaCTTGATGGTTTTgctctggtttttgggtcacacccagcagtgctcagagcttatgccCAGCTCTGCACCCATCTATCACTCCTTACAGGGCTTAAACGACCATAAGCAGTTGTCGAAAAGCAAGCAAACTACCCACGATACTATCTGGCCCCCTACTGGATGGTGAACTGTGGCCACCTTGTATGCCATCCCCACTGAGAACAAAAGCAAGATACTGGTCCCTTCTGCTAGAGACCAAAGAACAGTAATAACTTCAAGGGAAATGGCCCAGCACAGATGCTGGTTCCAACTTACCTCAGTCTTTTCAGGCTCCTGACAGAACTgctacaaaggaaaataaaaacagaaaagagattaGGCTATCTAGGTATCAATAAGGATATAAAATGAAATCTACTGGTAGAAtatgaactgatttttttttttttttttgctttttgggtcatacccagcgatgctcaggggttattcctggctttgcactcaggcattactcttggtggtgcttgggggaccatatgggatgccggggatcgaacccaggtcggccgcgtgcaaggcaaatgccctacccgctgtgctatcactccggcccctgaactgattttttaaagatgattttgCTACATTTAAATATGGGTTGCTGGAGGTACATGTAAATGACCACGAAAATGCCTTCTCCAGAAGAGGGAGCTGATATGTGAACTGGCATGGGGATGTGGAGCGGGTAAGGAATGGGCCAGGAGGGCCTGCCTCAAATGGCTGCAGCGCATGCCTGGCATTGTTCACGGGAGCCCGAGTTCAGTCCCAGTACTCTCACCCGATCCCGCCAGCACTTCAGATTGCAGTGGCTCAACAGCTGGTGTGCTCTGCACAggggaggcccaggtttcatccctgctTTGGATGGTagcaacccccaaacaccaccaggagagtcATAACAGACTAGCATGGCAACAGCCCCTAGCACCCTAAGCATGGCTTGGAAGTCCCTCCAAAGGAGTAAGGGGTGGGCCAGGTAGAGGTCTGTCATGCCTAAgggccccgagtttgatcccaggccctGTAGGCCCCCAGCCGACCCTCACTACCCAGAGCGAGTGGCCAGGTGAGGGCCatgaggagtgacccccaggcttCCTGAACACTCCTTCGGaagccccctccaaaaataaagagTAAGGGGATCAGAGTGGAAAACAACAGAACTCAGACACACTAGTTACTGAAGTCACTAAATTGCTCAAGTTTCAGAGAAGTTGGCTACAGGCTCCTGACCACACAAGGCAGGACCAAAGTGGAATGAGGGCAGGACTCTCCCTCTACTACTCCAGAGAACAAGAGGACGGTGTCAAGTAAGAAGAGCTGAAATTGTCTCTGGTGTCTTGGGCTTCGCTAAAGACAATGGGTGTCCTGGCTCCTCTAGAAAAGAGAGCACGAATACC
Protein-coding regions in this window:
- the MTCH2 gene encoding mitochondrial carrier homolog 2 isoform X4, whose product is MADAASQVLLGSGLTILSQPLMYVKVLIQVGYEPLPPTIGRNIFGRQVYQLPGLFSYAQHIVRIDGKRGLFTGLTPRLCSGVLGTVVHGQVLQFCQEPEKTEELGPGNVQKEVPASFDRIVKETTREMMARSAATLITHPFHVITLRSMVQFIGRESKYCGLYDSIVTIYQEEGILGFFAGLVPRLLGDIISLWLCNSLAYLVNTYALDSGVSTMNEMKSYSQAVTGFFASMLTYPFVLVSNIMAVNNCGLVGGGPPYSHIYTSWIDCWCSLQKEGNMSRGNSLFFRKVPFGKTYCCDLRMLI
- the MTCH2 gene encoding mitochondrial carrier homolog 2 isoform X3, yielding MADAASQVLLGSGLTILSQPLMYVKVLIQVGYEPLPPTIGRNIFGRQVYQLPGLFSYAQHIVRIDGKRGLFTGLTPRLCSGVLGTVVHGQVLQQFCQEPEKTEELGPGNVQKEVPASFDRIVKETTREMMARSAATLITHPFHVITLRSMVQFIGRESKYCGLYDSIVTIYQEEGILGFFAGLVPRLLGDIISLWLCNSLAYLVNTYALDSGVSTMNEMKSYSQAVTGFFASMLTYPFVLVSNIMAVNNCGLVGGGPPYSHIYTSWIDCWCSLQKEGNMSRGNSLFFRKVPFGKTYCCDLRMLI